From Oreochromis aureus strain Israel breed Guangdong linkage group 4, ZZ_aureus, whole genome shotgun sequence, a single genomic window includes:
- the abca3b gene encoding ATP-binding cassette sub-family A member 3, with protein sequence MAILQQFGLLLWKNYLQQKRQILVTLVEILLPLLFSCILIVLRQKVSFKDYPNATIYESYSVETLPRDWRNLQLTYVPGNSSVVRQVAEDVQRSLFLSSVRGFETEEQFENFVRNDPQSRNVLAAVVFEHHFTHDDEPLPQQVSYHLRFTFSPRNAPISEKSELNPNNDLDWHTHSLFPLFQLPGPREKHYKEGGTPGYYREGFLAVQHAVDRAIMHSYNRTAASHLLRPIRVVMSRFPYPAFKYDVFILAIQNQLPLLLVLSFTYTSLNIVRAVVQEKERKLKEYMRMMGLSNWLHWSAWFLMFLLFLSISVFFVTLLLCIQVSPNGAVLTSSDPTLVFVFLLVFTVATINFSFMISAFFSRANVAAAAGGFIYFLSYLPYLFLWPRYDLLSHSQKVSACLISNVAMAMGAQLIGMFEGKGTGIQWSNLFDAVTVDDDFSMAQVLCLLLFDAVLYGMVAWYMEAVFPGEYGVPLPSYFFLLPSYWCSTPRMALVNEKEEEEDAEKAMKGEFIEEEPAGLVSGIKIKHLAKEFKVGNKTRQAVRDLTVNMFEGQITVLLGHNGAGKTTTLSMLTGLFPPTSGRAYISGYDICQDMALIRRSLGLCPQHDVLFDNLTVREHLLFYAQLKGYSKDKIPDEVDRIIRILNLEDKRHARSKTLSGGMKRKLSIGIALIGDSKVVMLDEPTSGMDPSARRATWDLLQGEKRGRTILLTTHFMDEADLLGDRIAIMAGGELQCCGSPLFLKNKYGAGYHMVIVKDALCNVSEITRLVHMYVPNATLESSAGAELSYILPKESTSRFELLFAELEMNREELGIASYGASVTTMEEVFLRVGKLVDSSLDIQAIQLPALQYQHERRSHDWTMDDASSISGLTDVTDFTDSGTLISEDCSNIKLNTGVRLHLQQFYAMFLKRALYSWRNWKVMVAQFLVPLVFTVVALFVARTLPSHNDAPKLSLGLSRYGPTRVPVSLQSGAGPLASAWASAYGSQLSAQLGELTNATDYTDYILTQADEEGGSFNEHCVVGAVFRGSSNHFAEATAYFNNEGYHTPATALMLVDNALFKLIAGPNASIQAANYPMPRNLSECAQNQLSESKTGFAIAINLMYGMASLSSTFALLLVTESSIKSKHVQQVSGVYLANFWFSALLWDLVNFLLPCLLMLVVFQAFGISAFLEDNHLIDVLLLLLLYGWAVVPLMYLLSFLFSTAATAYTRLTIFNMISGTATFLAVTILTIPELDLQHMSHLLDKVFLIFPNYCLGMSFSQFYQNYEYISFCTSSFMTEIICKQYNITYQQNYFSMSEPGVGRFLVAFSVQGVVFIILLFVIELQCIHTLWRLLTSLFRRSKKVPMITALLPEDRDVADERKRVLECQPIVESMVGSPLILQELSKVYSSGESLLAVDRLSLAVGKGECFGLLGFNGAGKTTTFKMLTGDESVTSGDAFIDGYSIRRDIKKVQQRIGYCPQFDAVLDHMTGRETLSMYARLRGIPEKYVSGCVENVLRSLLLEPHADKLVRSYSGGNKRKLSAGMALIGGPPVIFLDEPSTGMDPVARRLLWDAVTRTRESGKAIIITSHSMEECEALCTRLAVMVNGQFKCLGSPQHLKSKFGSGYTLLAKVHVEAELEDSDLLLFKDFIESTFPGSQLKDEHQGMVHYHLTDKTLTWAQVFGTLEAAKEKYHIEDYCVSQISLEQVFLSFAQFQHCTQSERN encoded by the exons TGCGTGGTTTTGAGACAGAGGAGCAGTTTGAGAACTTTGTGAGGAATGACCCTCAATCAAGAAATGTGCTGGCTGCTGTAGTTTTTGAGCATCACTTCACACATGATGATGAGCCCCTGCCCCAACAG GTGAGCTACCATTTGCGCTTCACTTTTTCGCCACGCAACGCCCCAATCTCGGAAAAGTCTGAGCTGAACCCCAACAATGACTTAGActggcacacacacagcctATTTCCCCTTTTTCAACTGCCAGGACCAAGAGAGAAGCACTACAAGGAGGGGGGAACACCTG gTTATTACAGAGAAGGCTTTCTGGCAGTGCAGCATGCCGTGGACCGAGCCATTATGCACTCTTACAACAGAACCGCTGCCTCGCACCTGCTGCGTCCTATCAGAGTGGTCATGTCACGGTTCCCCTACCCTGCTTTTAAATACGACGTCTTCATCCTGGCTATTCAGAACCAGCTGCCCTTACTACTGGTGCTCAGCTTCACCTACACCTCCCTCAACATAGTACGAGCTGTGGTgcaggaaaaagaaaggaagctCAAG GAGTACATGAGGATGATGGGTCTCAGCAACTGGCTCCATTGGAGCGCTTGGTTCCTTATGTTTTTACTCTTCCTCtccatttcagtgttttttgttaCTCTGCTCCTCTGTATCCAG GTGAGCCCCAACGGAGCGGTGCTGACCAGCAGTGACCCCACGCTGGTCTTCGTCTTCCTGCTCGTCTTCACCGTGGCCACTATCAATTTCAGCTTCATGATCAGTGCCTTCTTCTCACgag CCAATGTGGCGGCAGCAGCGGGGGGCTTCATCTATTTTCTCAGCTATCTGCCTTATTTGTTCCTGTGGCCGCGCTACGACTTACTGAGCCATTCCCAGAAAGTGTCAGCTTGCCTTATCTCCAATGTGGCCATGGCCATGGGCGCACAGCTTATAGGAATGTTTGAAGGCAAAG GTACAGGAATCCAGTGGTCAAACCTGTTTGACGCTGTCACGGTGGACGATGATTTCTCCATGGCCCAGGTTCTATGCTTGCTGCTGTTTGATGCTGTGCTGTACGGGATGGTGGCCTGGTACATGGAGGCAGTGTTTCCTGGGGAGTATGGCGTGCCTTTGCCATCGTACTTCTTTTTACTG CCTTCATACTGGTGCAGCACCCCTCGCATGGCTTTGGTAAAtgagaaggaggaagaagaggatgcTGAAAAGGCCATGAAAGGAGAGTTTATAGAAGAAGAACCTGCTGGACTCGTGTCTGGGATAAAGATTAAACACCTCGCTAAG GAATTCAAAGTGGGCAACAAGACACGTCAGGCCGTACGAGACCTTACAGTGAACATGTTCGAAGGACAGATCACAGTCCTGCTAGGACACAATGGTGCTGGGAAGACCACAACACTGTCCATGCTAACAG GTCTGTTTCCTCCCACCAGCGGCAGGGCTTATATCAGTGGTTACGACATCTGTCAGGACATGGCTCTGATCCGACGGAGCCTGGGACTTTGTCCCCAGCATGATGTATTGTTTGATAACCTTACAGTACGAGAGCACCTGCTGTTCTATGCACAG CTGAAAGGCTACTCCAAAGACAAGATTCCAGATGAGGTGGACCGGATAATCCGTATCCTAAACCTCGAGGATAAGCGACATGCTCGTTCCAAGACCCTCTCTGGTGGCATGAAGAGAAAACTTTCTATTGGGATTGCTCTCATTGGAGACTCCAAG GTTGTCATGTTAGATGAGCCCACATCAGGTATGGATCCATCAGCACGACGTGCCACCTGGGACCTTCTGCAAGGGGAGAAACGCGGCCGCACCATCCTGCTCACCACACACTTTATGGACGAGGCTGACCTGCTCGGTGATCGAATTGCCATCATGGCAGGAGGAGAGCTGCAGTGCTGCGGCTCACCACTCTTTCTCAAGAATAAATATG GTGCCGGATACCACATGGTGATCGTCAAGGATGCTCTTTGTAACGTGTCCGAGATCACCCGCCTTGTTCACATGTATGTTCCCAATGCCACTCTGGAGAGCAGCGCTGGAGCTGAGCTCTCTTATATTCTTCCCAAAGAAAGCACCAGCAG GTTTGAATTGCTGTTTGCTGAGCTGGAGATGAACAGAGAGGAGCTGGGCATCGCCAGCTATGGCGCTTCAGTAACTACTATGGAAGAGGTTTTCCTCAG AGTTGGAAAGCTGGTGGACTCTAGTTTGGATATCCAGGCGATCCAGCTGCCAGCCCTGCAGTACCAACATGAGAGACGCTCTCACGACTGGACCATGGATGATGCCAGCAGCATCAGCGGCTTGACTGATGTCACTGACTTCACAGACAGCGGCACACTCATCTCAGAAGACTGCTCCAACATTAAGCTGAACACCGGG GTCAGACTACACCTGCAGCAGTTCTATGCCATGTTCCTAAAGAGGGCGCTGTACAGCTGGAGAAACTGGAAGGTGATGGTGGCTCAGTTCCTGGTCCCTCTCGTCTTCACTGTTGTGGCTTTATTTGTGGCACGCACCCTTCCCAGTCATAATGATGCTCCGAAACTGAGTCTGGGACTCAGTCGCTATGGTCCCACCAGGGTTCCCGTTTCTCTGCAGTCTGGGGCAGGACCCCTGGCTTCTGCCTGGGCAAGCGCATACGGTTCCCAGCTCTCTGCACAGCTCGGCGAACTCACCAATGCTACTG ACTACACCGATTACATCCTAACTCAGGCAGACGAAGAAGGAGGCAGCTTTAACGAGCACTGCGTGGTGGGCGCTGTTTTCCGAGGTAGCAGCAACCACTTCGCAGAAGCTACAGCCTACTTTAACAACGAGGGCTACCACACACCTGCCACAGCACTCATGTTGGTGGACAATGCCCTGTTCAAACTTATAGCAGGGCCGAATGCTTCCATCCAGGCAGCCAATTATCCCATGCCACGCAACCTGTCTGAGTGTGCCCAGAACCAGCTCTCAGA GAGTAAGACGGGGTTTGCCATTGCTATCAACCTGATGTATGGGATGGCCTCCCTGTCCAGCACTTTTGCCCTGCTGCTTGTAACAGAGTCCTCCATCAAGTCCAAGCATGTGCAGCAGGTCAGCGGCGTCTACCTGGCAAACTTCTGGTTTTCAGCCCTGCTTTGGGACCTGGTCAACTTCCTGCTGCCTTGTCTCCTCATGCTG gtggTGTTCCAGGCTTTTGGAATCAGTGCTTTTCTAGAGGACAACCACCTTATAGATGTGTTGTTGTTACTTCTGCTGTACGGCTGGGCTGTTGTGCCTCTTATGTACCTGCTCAGCTTCCTGTTCTCCACTGCTGCTACTGCATACACACGCCTCACCATCTTCAACATGATCTCAGGCACTGCTACCTTCCTGGCTGTCACCATCTTGACGATCCCAG AGTTGGATTTGCAGCACATGTCACACTTGCTGGATAAGGTGTTCCTGATCTTCCCAAACTACTGCCTGGGAATGTCCTTCAGCCAGTTCTACCAGAACTATGAATATATCTCGTTTTGCACCTCCAGTTTTATGACTGAAATAATCTGCAAGCAATATA ACATCACATACCAGCAAAACTACTTCTCAATGTCAGAGCCCGGGGTGGGACGATTTCTCGTGGCCTTCTCCGTGCAGGGTGTGGTCTTCATCATTCTGCTGTTTGTCATCGAGCTGCAGTGCATCCACACTCTCTGGAGACTTCTCACCTCACTGTTCAGGAGGAGCAAAAAG GTACCTATGATAACAGCACTGCTCCCAGAGGACAGAGATGTGGCCGATGAGCGAAAGCGGGTTCTGGAGTGCCAGCCGATAGTAGAGTCTATGGTTGGTAGCCCCCTCATTCTGCAGGAGCTCAGCAAA GTGTACAGCAGCGGGGAGAGTCTCCTGGCTGTGGACAGGCTGTCTCTCGCTGTAGGAAAAGGGGAGTGTTTCGGCCTGCTGGGCTTCAATGGAGCAGGAAAGACCACGACTTTCAAGATGCTGACAGGCGATGAGAGCGTTACGTCTGGAGATGCCTTCATTGATGGATACAGCATCCGGAGAGACATTAAGAAG gtgcagcagcGCATAGGCTACTGTCCTCAGTTCGATGCAGTATTGGACCACATGACAGGAAGAGAAACTCTAAGTATGTACGCCCGGCTCAGAGGAATCCCAGAGAAGTACGTGTCTGGCTGCGTGGAGAATGTCCTGCGCTCGCTGCTGTTGGAGCCTCATGCTGATAAACTGGTCCGCAGCTACAG CGGCGGTAATAAGCGGAAGCTGAGCGCAGGAATGGCTCTGATTGGTGGGCCTCCTGTCATCTTCCTCGATGAACCTTCGACCGGGATGGATCCCGTTGCCAGGAGGTTGCTGTGGGACGCTGTTACACGCACACGGGAGTCTGGCAAGGCTATAATCATCACTTCTCATAG CATGGAGGAGTGTGAGGCTCTGTGCACCAGGCTGGCAGTGATGGTCAACGGTCAGTTCAAGTGCCTCGGGAGTCCCCAACATCTAAAGAGCAAGTTTGGCAGTGGCTACACGCTGCTGGCTAAAGTCCATGTAGAAGCTGAACTGGAGGACAGCGACTTGCTGCTATTTAAAGACTTCATTGAAAGCACCTTCCCAG gaagtcagctcAAGGATGAACACCAGGGAATGGTGCATTACCATTTGACTGACAAAACACTAACCTGGGCACAG GTGTTTGGCACTTTGGAGGCAGCCAAAGAGAAATACCACATTGAAGACTACTGCGTGAGTCAGATATCACTGGAGCAGGTGTTCCTTAGCTTTGCCCAGTTTCAGCACTGCACACAGAGCGAGAGGAACTAG